From the genome of Acidaminococcus sp.:
CAGGACATTCCGTGCCATGGCACATATTCCCACTGTTACCAGGGCATTTCCTTTGCCTCGGGTTTCTAATCTTCTGACGTTTAATGAATCCTTGAGATCCGCAAAGGCTCCTTCTGCCTGTATACTGCGGTTCATCCTCAGTTCCTTACCATATTCGGAAGTAATGTTCTTCAGGGATTCTGCCCTCAATGCAGCAAAATTCTTCGAGACCACTAATTTCTTGTTTCTTTTCTCCATAGGTGTCCTGCAATTGTTCCCATGGATGCACTGTTCCTTGTAGGGACAACCGCTGCAGTCCTTACATTCGTAATATGTTTTCTCTGACACATATCCCGACCGGTTCTTTACCTGGGTTACTTTGCTGACTTTCAGCAGTCTCCTACCTTTACAGATATACATGTCTTGATCAGGCAAATATGTCATGTTTTCTGCTTTGCCGATGTCGTTCTTATACTTTTTCCTCTTGCTTCTTTCATAATTGTTAGGCTTGATATATGAAGTATACTGATTCTTCTTCAGCCAGACCAAGTTCTCTTCGCTTTCATAGCCTGCATCGGCTACAATGTTTGCAAATTTCTGACCGAAGTGGGCTTCAAATCCTTCAAGAAAAGGAATGAGTGTCCGCATATCTGTGGGATGTGCACTCACATCTGCAAACAAGGTAAAACCGGAATTGTTTGCATATTGGACATTGTATCCCGGCTTTAAGGCGCCATTAAGCATGGCATCTTCTTTCATCCTCATAAAGGTAGCATCCGGGTCTGTTTTGGCAAAGCTGTTCCGTTCCCCACAGATGTGAAGCTGCTTCGTATACACCTTAAGCCGTTTGAGATAGTTAGCTAAAATCTCATAGTACTTCTGTAGAATGGTCTTTCTTTTCCCACATCCGTGAACAAACTCGATTCCCTCAGCCCGCTTTATGACAAGCAGTTTTTTTAGGAGCTTCTTTAAATGACGGATGTGGAAAGTGTTTCCGTAACAGACCTTGATTCCGAAACGTTCCTCGATTTCGGGAACCAGTTGCTCCAGTTTCTCTATGAGTTTGTTCTGGCTGCCTAAGACTCTGTTTTTCCAAACAAATTTGTACTTGTTTGCCACAGATTCAATTTTTGTCCCATCGATGAACAGGCTATCCAGAGTGATGAAACCGCGAGCCAGCAGCCATTTATCCATCTGAATCATGAGTTTCTTGATACATGGTTTTAGATGGAGGGAACAAAATCTTGCAATGGTTGCATTATCCGGAGCTTTTTTCCCATCTAAGAGAAACATGAAATGAGTGTCTCTTTTACAGGATTGCTCTATCTTACGCGAACCACGAATTCCTTCCATACATGCATAAATGACGATTTCCAGCAGCTGAATTGGTGACGTTAATTTATTCTCGACATGAGAATACGTGTCATACAATGCCTTTACATCCATCCCTTCTACCATGGCACGCACCAAGCGAACAGGATCGTCATTAGGGATTTGTACTTCAAAATTTAGAGGAAGAAAAAGTTGATAAGAACTACCAATTTTTGTATAATCCTTTTGTGTAGGTTTGTTTTTTTGCATATTTAAATTCTACACCAAGGCGCGGTCTCATTCAATGAGGCCGCGCCTTGCTTTTGATACAAAAGAGGCCGTCGCAAAATGCGACAGCCCCCTTTTTTTACGCTTTCCGCAGTTTGCCGTCCGCATCAAATAAACAAAAACATATCAGGTTTGACTGGTGAGAAAGGCTACCATCCACCGCAAGCGGTTCCCCTTCCTCCGACGCCGCGTAGCGGTGTGGAAGAAGGTCCTCGTGCAATAATGTTTCGTATTGCCCAATTTATATAAAAATAGCTGCAGAAAATTTAATAGTATGTGCTTTTAATTCTTCATAAAAAGCAAGCCGACATTCTTTTAATAAATGAAAACAAGGCATACGCTTCTTCCGAGACGTACGCCCTGATGGTACACCTCATTTTTCATTTTTTCACAGAAGATTTGCTGTAAGACAGTCGCAGATATAAGGGAGCCGGTGACTAATTCAACGCGCCATCTTCACGCATCTGCGCTGATCTCTCGTTGTTGACAAAAGCTTGACTTACACCCGGTAAATCATCAATTTGTCGCCTGGAGAGATACAGTGCATCTGTATGAATCTGGCACATCTCATTTAGTCATCGTCTCCCTAAAAGACCGGATTGGGACCGCGAAGTCGGAACTGAGCGCGAATGATTCACTAACATAGCGGGAGTGAGAGAAATGATTTCATCTTTAAATAAAGCATACGCTTCTTCCGAAACGTATGCCCTGACATCACACCTGTTTTTAATTTTGTTTCTGATGGACTCTGCTGCAAGACGGTTGCAGATACGCGAAAGGCGGGGGCGGGACCAAAAAGATATAGGGCCTTCGATAATTAATTACACATCAATTCAACTAGTTCGTTCTTACCCTAAGCATTTAGTAAAAAACTAGTTTTCAACACTAACATATTTCATTTTTTCACAGAAGATTTGCTGTAAGACAGTCGCAGATGCAAGGGAACCAATGACTAATTCAACGCGCCATCTTCACGCATCTGCGCTGATCTCTCGTTGTTGACAAAAGCTCGACTTACACCCGGTAAATCATCGCTTTGTCGCCTGGAGAGATACAGCGCATCTGTATGAATCTGGCACATCTCATTTAGTCATCGTCTCCCTAGAAGGACACTGTGGGGCTCAGAAAATGTAGAAATTCGATAATTACAGATCAATCCAGCAAGTTCGTTTTTAACATAGACTAAGCATTTAGCAGAATACTAGTTTTCAGTAATAACATTTTATATTTTTTCACAGAAGATTTGCTGCAAGACAGTCGCAGGTGCGCGAAAGACCGGATTGGGACCGCGAAGTCGTACAAAAAACGTACGTCGAGTGGTCACAATCCGGTCTGACAAAGCAGATGCGATTGGATTCTGCAAATCGCTCTGTGAATTTCCTTTAAAAAGCTCTCAGATAAGATGCGTGTGAGGCCAGCCGAGCACCAGATTATCTGAGGTGCTTTTAATTACGCGTGACAAATTTTATCAAGCCAATCGAACAATTCGGGCAGATCATAATCCCCCGCATGCCCCTCACCCCATGCAGCTTCAAAATTCACATCTTTGTTTTGTTCCTGCACCATCAGGGCCAGCTCGGCCGGAACGGCGAGGGCCGTATCACGGTCCAGGCTGCCGTGGCGGATTCTCCAGTGGGGAGCGACAGTGCCTTTCTTTTCCCGCATCGAGTAGAGCGGATTGAGGAGGTTCGTTACGGTTTCGGGCGCTTCGGCATTGGCATCCGTGCGGTGGCTCATGGAAAAAGCCGTGAAATGGCGGGGCGTGTTATTTTCGGTTCCGAACTCGTCATTTTCCGGTGAAGAGCCGTCGAGCTTATCAAAAGCAGGCGCGGCTTTGAGGCGCGTGGCACTGACGGCGTAGCGGGCAAGGTCCATATCGACGACCTTACCGTCCGAGAATTTCAGCCAGTCAGTCTTGGAGATGTCTACACCCTGGGACTGAGCCTTTTGTGCCGAGGCAATGTAGACGCTCTTGATATAATCCTTGAAGGAACCATTGCCGTTTGCGTCAAGGGTGAGCGGCTTGTGGTCAGCACTCTCAAGGTTCAGGCTATTGAGGTAGGCAGGATAAGCGGCTTTCAGTTCTTTGGACACGGCCTGTTCCTGCGGCGTCATGACGTTTACGGCCGTGCTTTCCGTCGGAGCGTTGAGCGGACGATCCGTCTTTGTCGTCTGTGCGTTCTTGGCTCCGCCCATGGACCCGCGCTGCTGATGGTACTCGTTCACGCCGTTAAAAATCCATTCATAGGCCATATCGGCATGGGTGAGGTCCGTAATCGGGCAGTAAACGCTGGCAGCGAAAATATCATCGCGTTCCTTGGCAGCGCCGATTTCATCAAGATATGGTTCATAGTCGCTGTTATTGCCCGTGGCTCCGAGAAGAGAGGAGAGGGCACCGCCGGCGCTCGTTCCGTTCGAGATAATGCGGTCCGTATTGCCGGCCGGCAGACGGCTGCGGTTGTATCTCAGGTAGCGCACGGCTGCCTTATAGTCCACGATGAGGGCCGGAGCTTTGCCTACGTAAGTCCCGTTCTCATCCTTTGTCGTGCGTCCGCGGATGGCCGGAGCAGCAACGACATAGCCGCGGGACAAGGCGTAGAGCACCGCGTTCGGACCGGCTTCCCTGCGGTTTGTTTCGCTGGGCTCCAGAATTTCTCCCGGCATATAGCCGCCGACACCGTTCGGCATAAAGATCGGTGCAGTTTTTGCCGTGTAACCGTTAATGGTGCCGCCTTCGAGGTAAGCAGCCGGCACGTAGAGGTTCATGGATTCATACGCTACAGCCTTCGGATGGCGGACGTAGACGCGATTTTCATAGACGTAGAAGGGAACAGATTTGCCGTCTACCGTGAGCGCGTCCTTGCGGTCCGGTTTGGCGACAAAAGTGAGGTCATAGGTCTTTTGGCTGACCGACTGGGTCTTTTGCTGACTTACGACCGTAGGGGCTGCTGTCTTGGCAGCGTTTTCTGCCGCGGCGGCTGTGCCCATGGTGCCGATGAGCAGGCTGAGTGCGCCTGAGAGGACGATTTTACTGGATAACATAAAGAATTCACTCCTTTTCTTGGAAGGACAGCATCGTGTGAAAGAATCCCGCCGCTTTCCTCCTGTATAGCAAGGGTATCACGAAGCTTTGCAGGTAGGAAAAAATTTTCGCCGGGACTCATCCATTGCTTGTCCGTTGCTCTTTAGTATATAATGGAAGCCGTGAATCTTTTGTGAATTTTAGAAAGGAGATGACACCATGCCAAATGGCTTTGCTCAATTAAAAGTAGACGCTGCGATGGTGGAAAAATTACATCGCACCGGAAAAGATAAACCGACGCCCGTACAGGAGCGCGCCATCCCGGCCCTTTTGTCCGGACGGGATGTCATTGCCCGTGCCCAGACCGGGGTGGGGAAGACCCTCGCCTTCGTAATTCCGCTTTTTTCCCGGATTGAGCCGGCAAAGGAATACGTCCAGGCTCTCATTCTTTCCCCGACGCGGGAACTCGCCCAGCAGACGGCGGGAGAAATCAAAAAGCTCTCTGACGGGACTACCGTGCGCACCCTGACGGTCAGCGGCGGACGTGATTATGAAGAAGAAAAAAGAAAGCTCGGCAACAAGGCACAGGTCCTTGTGGGCACACCGGGACGTCTCCTCGACCATCTGCGCAAAGGCGACACGAACCTTGGCGGCGTGACGTACCTCGTCCTCGATGAAGTCGACGAGATGCTGCGCCAGGGCTTCGGTGAAGATATCGAAACGCTCCTTTCCCTGATGCCGCAGCCGCACCAGACCATGATGTGCTCGGCAACGCTCGATGAAGAAGTACGGAAACTGGGGCGGCAGATTACCAAAAACGCCATGCTCATTGATATTGCGCCGGAGCAGGCTACGGCTTCGACGATTCAGCAGATCTGCATCAAGGTGAACGAGGATCACAAGCAGGAGGCACTTGCAACGCTCATCCGCCGCTATAATCCCTTCCTGATGCTTGTTTTCTGCGCCAGCAAGGAAAGAGCTATCGAGCTGAGTGACTGGCTCTACGGCGAAGGCTTTAACGTCGACGTTCTCCACGGCGATATGTCTCAGACAAAACGGCGCCAGGTCATGGAAAACTTCCGCAAGGCGAAACTGCAGATTCTCGTTGCCAGTGATATCGCGGCCCGCGGCCTTGATGTCGAAGGCATTACGCAGGTCGTTAATTACGATATTCCCCATGATCCGGACTGGTACGTCCATCGTATCGGCCGGACCGGACGCGCCGGTAACGAAGGAACGGCTATTACATTCTATACGGCCGATGAAACCCGCTGGCTGCAGAATATTGAAAAGAAGCTGAACATCACGCTGGAACGGCAGAACCTTGCCGGTGAAAAAGTGCGCCGGACCATCAAGCCGCCGCGCCCGAAGAAAAAGAAGGTGCCAAAGCGCGGCAAGAGTGCCGTCGGACCCAATAAACGCGGCACGAAATACGCCGAAGCCTCGAGAAAGCAAACGCGGAAATAAGAAACGCACGGCAAAATGGGAAAACTTCGGGCCGGGCGCCTGTAATTTCCCCATTTCCTGCGGCGGGCAGCGTCATTTCGTGCTATAATAAAACCCTACCAATACAAACGAGAGGTGTGTCTTTTATGGATAAAGAAGTTCGTGTACGGTTTGCCCCGAGTCCTACGGGGTATCTGCATATCGGTGGTGCCAGAACCGCCCTGTTTAACTGGCTCTTTGCCAGAAGCCAGGGAGGCAAGATGGTGCTCCGCATTGAAGATACGGACCGCGACCGTCTGAAAAAAGATTCTGTATCCCAAATCATTACCAGCCTGAAGTGGCTCGGCCTGAACTGGGACGAAGGCCCGGAAGTGGGCGGCCCGAAGGGACCGTATTTCCAGTCCGAACGCCTGGATCTTTATCGTAAGTACTGCCAGCAGCTCATTGACGAGGGCAAGGCTTACTATTGCTTCTGCTCCGCTGAGGACCTTGCGGCCCAGCGCGAAAAGCAGCGTCAGCTGAAGCAGCCGTTCCATTATGCCGGTACGTGCCGCGATATCCCACCGGAAGAAGCGAAAAAGCGCGTAGCTGCCGGTGAACCCCATTCCGTACGCATCAAGATTCCCCGTGAAGGCACGATTTCTTTCCATGATATGATTCATGGTGATATTTCCTTTAACGTCGATCAATACGATGATTTTGTTATCATGAAGAGCAACGGCATTCCGACCTACAATTTCGCTGTTGTTGTCGATGACCATCTCATGGGCATGACCCATGTCCTGCGCGCCGAAGAACACGTTTCCAATACGCCGAAACAGCTCTTTGTCTATGAAGCCCTCGGCTGGGAAGCACCGCAGTTTGGTCATATGCCGATGATCCTCGCTCCGGACCGCAGCAAGCTCAGTAAGCGCCACGGTGCAACGAGCGTTGAAGAATTCCGCGACAAAGGGTACCTGCCGGAAGCCATCATCAACTATCTGACCCTTCTGGGCTGGGCCCCCGGCACCGACGAAGAAATCTTCTCCCTGGAAGATACGGTCAAAGTCTTTGATTTCAGCAAGATGAGCCAGAAGGCCGCGGTGTACGACGTGAAGAAGCTGACCTGGATCAACGGGCAGTACCTTTCCAGCCTACCGCTGGACCGTATCGTCGACGCTGCTGTCCCGTTCTTTAAGGCAAAAGGCCTGGTCGATGACGAATATCTTGCTTCGCACAAGGAATATTTTGCTCATCTAGTCGACGTCGTCCGCGTCCGCGTAAAGACACTGGAAGAACTGGCAGACGGCTCTACCTATTTCTTCAAGGATGTGGGCAGCTACGATGAAAAAGGCGATGCCAAGCACTTTAAGCCGGAAGCTGCCGACCTCCTGCAGAAATGCTATGATGCACTGGCTGCGCTCGAACCGTTTAACCTCGAGACGACGGAAGCCGCTTATAACAAGCTTGCCGAAGACCTCGGCCTGAAGCTTGGCAAGATTATCCATCCGACGCGCCTTGCACTGACCGGCCGTACGTTCAGCCCGGGCATGTTCGACGTCATGGTGCTGCTGGGTAAGGAAAAGACCCTGGAACGCATCCAGAAAGCAATCGCTTACATCAAGTCAAAATAAGGAGACATCGTGAAACCCATACTTTGTTTTGATGTGGGGGGAACCTCCATTAAATACGGGCTCACGGATGACACACATCAAGGCAGGCTTCTCCATGCGGGAAGCCTGCCGAATGTTATCCGGAGCGAAGGAGCAGACGCTTTTGTCGCAAGTATCGCTGATATGGCGGTGAAGATGGCAGCAGAACAGCCTCTCGAAGGTATTGCCGTATCCCTCGCGGGCGTCGTAAACAGCAGCACCGGCCAGCTCGTTCGTCCTTCCCAGTATTTTCCGGGACTTACGCAGATTAATCTCGTGGATATTCTGGGGCAAAAGACAGGCCTTCCCGTGACCGTCGAAAATGACGTCAACTGTGCAGCTCTTGCCGAAGCAAAATTCGGAGCAGGGCGCGGCGCTGAAAACTTCCTGTGCCTGACGCTCGGGACCGGTATCGGCGGCGCCATCGTGACGGATGGCAGACTCTACCGCGGCAGCGGCTTTGCCGCCGGAGAATTCGGCCAGGCCAAGTTCGGAAGTGATTTCATTTGGGAAGACTGGGCTTCCGTGACGGCACTATTGGCCGAAGCCAAAAAAGTTTGTCCTCAGGGTACCGAAAAATTGGACGGACGCGCTTTCTTCGCTAAAGTAGCAGAAGGCGACGAAGCGATGTGCAGCGTCCTTACGGAAATGGCCCGCCGCTGGGCCATCGGTCTTACGGCCCTCAGCTGGATCCTGAATCCCGACCGTATCGTCATTGGAGGCGGTATTTCTGCTCAGCACGAATTAATGCAGCAATATCTCGGCGCAGCCCTTGATAAGGAAATGGAGCCGCTGCTGCGGAAGCAGACAAAAATTTGCTTTGCAGAACTTGGAAATACGGCCGGAATGATAGGAGCCGCAGTATTTTTCAAAGAGCAGATGAAGCTGTAGAGTGATAGGAAAAGCTTGCAGACTGGATTTCCGGCAAATCCCGGATGCTCGCCTGCAGGACACAGGGAAAAGTAGGGTGGGAACCAAAAAAATTATCTTAATTCCTTTAAAACCGTTGACAAAATGCGCACTCTCCTATATAATATCACTCGTGACCGTTTTCAAGGATTCACATGATTCCCCGATAGCTCAATGGTAGAGCACTCGACTGTTAATCGAGTTGTTGTAAGTTCGAGTCTTACTCGGGGAGCCAGATGGCCGGGTGGTCAAGCGGTTAAGACACCGCCCTTTCACGGCGGTATCGGGGGTTCGATTCCCCCCCCGGTCACCATCTTTTTTTATGGGCGCTTAGCTCAGCTGGGAGAGCGTCTGCCTTACAAGCAGAATGTCAGCAGTTCGATCCTGTTAGCGCCCACCATTTTCTCTTGATGCACAACGGGGCGTAGCTCAGGTTGGTAGAGCACCTGCCTTGGGAGCAGGGGGTCGTAGGTTCAAATCCTGTCGCTCCGACCAAATATCATGCGGGTGTAGCTCAATGGTAGAGCCCTAGCCTTCCAAGCTAGTTACGTGGGTTCGATTCCCATCACCCGCTCCATTTTCATTTCTATGGCCCTGTAGCTCAGCTGGATAGAGCAACGGCCTTCTAAGCCGTGTGTCGAGTGTTCGAATCACTCCAGGGTCACCAATATGAGAGTAACCTTCCCGATTTCGGGAAGGTTTTTTTATGCTCAAATTAAAAAAGAAAAAACTGCCTTGCCTTTTATTTTTTCAATTTGGAATCGTTTTTGCAGGGTAGAGCTGGTTATCATTCATGTTTTTGCTTTTTTCATGCTAAGATATAAATAACAAAATTTTGCAGAAAGCACGGAGTAAAAGTGCAAAGGAGCAGCATATGACCAAAGACGAGTGCCTTCAGTTTTTAAAAGAGAGAGTTCAGTTCAGTATGTACGAGCATCCTGCCGTTTACAATATGGAAGAAACTCATGCTCTTCATTTGCCCCACGAAGAACAGATTGCGAAGAATTTATTCCTCCGGGATGATAAAAAACGAAACTATTA
Proteins encoded in this window:
- a CDS encoding IS1182 family transposase, whose product is MQKNKPTQKDYTKIGSSYQLFLPLNFEVQIPNDDPVRLVRAMVEGMDVKALYDTYSHVENKLTSPIQLLEIVIYACMEGIRGSRKIEQSCKRDTHFMFLLDGKKAPDNATIARFCSLHLKPCIKKLMIQMDKWLLARGFITLDSLFIDGTKIESVANKYKFVWKNRVLGSQNKLIEKLEQLVPEIEERFGIKVCYGNTFHIRHLKKLLKKLLVIKRAEGIEFVHGCGKRKTILQKYYEILANYLKRLKVYTKQLHICGERNSFAKTDPDATFMRMKEDAMLNGALKPGYNVQYANNSGFTLFADVSAHPTDMRTLIPFLEGFEAHFGQKFANIVADAGYESEENLVWLKKNQYTSYIKPNNYERSKRKKYKNDIGKAENMTYLPDQDMYICKGRRLLKVSKVTQVKNRSGYVSEKTYYECKDCSGCPYKEQCIHGNNCRTPMEKRNKKLVVSKNFAALRAESLKNITSEYGKELRMNRSIQAEGAFADLKDSLNVRRLETRGKGNALVTVGICAMARNVLKVHHKVQDGKEDLHLYPLKKEA
- a CDS encoding S9 family peptidase, with the protein product MLSSKIVLSGALSLLIGTMGTAAAAENAAKTAAPTVVSQQKTQSVSQKTYDLTFVAKPDRKDALTVDGKSVPFYVYENRVYVRHPKAVAYESMNLYVPAAYLEGGTINGYTAKTAPIFMPNGVGGYMPGEILEPSETNRREAGPNAVLYALSRGYVVAAPAIRGRTTKDENGTYVGKAPALIVDYKAAVRYLRYNRSRLPAGNTDRIISNGTSAGGALSSLLGATGNNSDYEPYLDEIGAAKERDDIFAASVYCPITDLTHADMAYEWIFNGVNEYHQQRGSMGGAKNAQTTKTDRPLNAPTESTAVNVMTPQEQAVSKELKAAYPAYLNSLNLESADHKPLTLDANGNGSFKDYIKSVYIASAQKAQSQGVDISKTDWLKFSDGKVVDMDLARYAVSATRLKAAPAFDKLDGSSPENDEFGTENNTPRHFTAFSMSHRTDANAEAPETVTNLLNPLYSMREKKGTVAPHWRIRHGSLDRDTALAVPAELALMVQEQNKDVNFEAAWGEGHAGDYDLPELFDWLDKICHA
- a CDS encoding DEAD/DEAH box helicase produces the protein MPNGFAQLKVDAAMVEKLHRTGKDKPTPVQERAIPALLSGRDVIARAQTGVGKTLAFVIPLFSRIEPAKEYVQALILSPTRELAQQTAGEIKKLSDGTTVRTLTVSGGRDYEEEKRKLGNKAQVLVGTPGRLLDHLRKGDTNLGGVTYLVLDEVDEMLRQGFGEDIETLLSLMPQPHQTMMCSATLDEEVRKLGRQITKNAMLIDIAPEQATASTIQQICIKVNEDHKQEALATLIRRYNPFLMLVFCASKERAIELSDWLYGEGFNVDVLHGDMSQTKRRQVMENFRKAKLQILVASDIAARGLDVEGITQVVNYDIPHDPDWYVHRIGRTGRAGNEGTAITFYTADETRWLQNIEKKLNITLERQNLAGEKVRRTIKPPRPKKKKVPKRGKSAVGPNKRGTKYAEASRKQTRK
- the gltX gene encoding glutamate--tRNA ligase; this encodes MDKEVRVRFAPSPTGYLHIGGARTALFNWLFARSQGGKMVLRIEDTDRDRLKKDSVSQIITSLKWLGLNWDEGPEVGGPKGPYFQSERLDLYRKYCQQLIDEGKAYYCFCSAEDLAAQREKQRQLKQPFHYAGTCRDIPPEEAKKRVAAGEPHSVRIKIPREGTISFHDMIHGDISFNVDQYDDFVIMKSNGIPTYNFAVVVDDHLMGMTHVLRAEEHVSNTPKQLFVYEALGWEAPQFGHMPMILAPDRSKLSKRHGATSVEEFRDKGYLPEAIINYLTLLGWAPGTDEEIFSLEDTVKVFDFSKMSQKAAVYDVKKLTWINGQYLSSLPLDRIVDAAVPFFKAKGLVDDEYLASHKEYFAHLVDVVRVRVKTLEELADGSTYFFKDVGSYDEKGDAKHFKPEAADLLQKCYDALAALEPFNLETTEAAYNKLAEDLGLKLGKIIHPTRLALTGRTFSPGMFDVMVLLGKEKTLERIQKAIAYIKSK
- a CDS encoding ROK family protein — translated: MKPILCFDVGGTSIKYGLTDDTHQGRLLHAGSLPNVIRSEGADAFVASIADMAVKMAAEQPLEGIAVSLAGVVNSSTGQLVRPSQYFPGLTQINLVDILGQKTGLPVTVENDVNCAALAEAKFGAGRGAENFLCLTLGTGIGGAIVTDGRLYRGSGFAAGEFGQAKFGSDFIWEDWASVTALLAEAKKVCPQGTEKLDGRAFFAKVAEGDEAMCSVLTEMARRWAIGLTALSWILNPDRIVIGGGISAQHELMQQYLGAALDKEMEPLLRKQTKICFAELGNTAGMIGAAVFFKEQMKL